The genomic region ATGGCAAATCTGGTCTGCGATAGGAAATATGATGAAAGTCTCCTGAAGGCTCACCAGGCAATCGAAGAGGTACTCCTGATGGACATTTCTGAAGCTGTTGCGCTGTGTATAAAAGCCCACAGTATCTTTTATGTCGGAAGGGGGCCGTTTTATCCGGTCTCGCTTGAAGGCGCACTGAAGATGAAGGAGATCTCGTACATCCATGCCGAAGGATATGCAGCAGGAGAACTCAAACACGGACCGTTTGCCCTGCTCTCACCGGAAACCCCGGTGGTCGCAATCTGTATGCCCGGGGAAACCTACGGGGTTATGATCTCCAATATCAAGGAGATGAAAGCACGGGGGGCACCCGTTATTGCAATTGGTTGTACAGGAGACAGCGAAGTTTCAGATATTGTCGACATTTTTATCGGAATTCCACCGGCGTCGGTTTTTGTACAGGTGCTCACCAGTCTTGTGATACTCCAGCTGCTCGCATACTATACGGCAGTGGCATTGAATCGCGATGTTGACAAACCCAGAAACCTTGCAAAGAGTGTGACGGTAGAATGATAGAATACGGGCTGAATGAAGTCGGAGAAAATGCCAGGATATTCGAACCTGTTACGCTTGGTTTTCCATCCCGCGAGAACATGGATAAGACAGGATTTACAGGTTCAATCATAGGAAAAAATGCAACCCTGCGATCCGGCACGATAATCTACTGCGATGTGATTATCGGGGACGATTTCCAGACAGGGCATAATGTGATGATCCGGGAAAAGACAAGAATTGGAAACCATGTTGCCATTGGCACATCAACAGTGATAGATGGGAAAGTCACTATTGGGAACAACGTCAGCATCCAGAGCATGGTCTATATTCCTACAGACACCCGGATAGGGAACCATGTATTTATCGGGCCCAATACTGTTTTAACAAACGACCGATATCCGCCCTCCTACGGGCGGATGGAAGGGCCGTTGATCAAAGACCGGGCCGCAATCGGTGCCAATGCCACGATCCTCCCGGGGGTCTGTATTGGGGAGGGTGCGCTTGTCGCTGCCGGATCGGTCGTGACAAGAGATGTTCCGGACAGGATGCTTGCCATTGGATCTCCTGCAAAAATGCGGGATCTTCCGGCACCAGTGGCAGAACGCTGAACCGCCAATAAAAACCGACCAATACCGTTTTCGTATCATAGATATCATCAAGGACAACGGACCATGAAGATTCTCCTCGTATCAACTCAGGATTATATCCATCACCCGGTCCTGTCACGACACCATAACATCTTCGAGATCCTGGCACAACGGCATGACGTTCACGTGGCACATTTTCATGTCAGCAGATGTGCTCCCCGGCCCACCCTATTGACGGTGGACGAAACCACTTTGATCCCTATACAGAGCCCCCTGTTACATTATACGCTCAACACACCCTATCATTACTACGCCTTCAACCGGCTCTTAAAAAAAGAGAAGTTCGATGTAATCGTTGCTGCACATGTCCTCGCAGGCTCGGCCGTTATTCATGCAGCAAAAAAACATAACGTTCCTGTCATATTCGATCTCAAGGACTGGTTTCCCGACTCCGCCGCAGCGTATTTTAAAAACCGGTTTCTTCAGGATGCGGTACGGAAGAGTGTCTGGGCAATTACCAAACGTAATCTTGAGAACTGTGATATAATTACAACAGTTTCCCCCTCGCTTGTAGAAAAACTCAGGCAACTGGGATTCTCAGCAGATTTGATTACGAACGGGGTAGATACCGAATTTTTCAAACCCGCTGACGGGAGCCCTGTTCGGAAAGAGCTGGGGATAGCAAACGGAGATTTTGTCATCGGATTCTGCGGGAGCATCGAGCGATGGTATGCACTTGACGAGATGATCCGTGCTCTGCCAAGCCTTATCCGGTCCCGTCCGGATACCCGGCTTCTCATTGTCGGAGGATCCCTGTTTACCGATTATGAGCAGGAACTGAAGGATCTGGTTGAAACACTTGGCGTATCAGACCATGTTATTTTTACCGGACTCAAGCCATATACGGAACTCCCCCGCTATATCGCATCCATGGATGCCTGCACGATTCCACTTGCTCCGCCACAATGGGGCGATATTGCCCTCCCCAACAAATACTTCGAATATTCTGCCTGCGGCAAACCGATTGTTATGCGGCCGATGCCCGACGTTGAGAAGATCGGAGGGCCAAACCTGTTTGTATACAGGACGCAGGAGGAATATCTCGCCCATATCAGGGCACTTATGGATCACCCCACCTCATTTTCAATAAATACGGAAAAAAACAGCTGGAACGAGAAAGCACGGCAGTTTGAGGAAATATTCAACCGCATTGGGTAGAGGGGTTATCCAAATTTATTAATGATTCCCGATGAAACCTTATACCCAAGTAAGGATGGTTTCATGGTATTTCTTGATCTTCAAAAACACCGAAAGTACCTGATTTTCGGTCTTGTCGCAATCTTTTCATTTTTTGCTCTCTGGCTTCGCCTGATTCCCATGCTTTCCATGGGGAACACGGATGTCCTGATGATGGTGGCAAGCGACGATCCGCTCTACAACCTCCGCCAGGTGGAGTTGATCATGGCGAATTTCCCCAATTATGCCTGGTTTGATCCCATGAGCCTCTATCCTGGCGGGTCGACTATCTACTGGGGTCCGCTCTTTCCCACGATCATTGCCGCATGCTGCATCCTGACCGGGGCCTCAACCCGCCCTGAGATCATCAGTCTCGGGCTCATTATTCCGCCCCTCATGGGTGCCGCTACCGTTGCCATCATGTATTATATCGGCAAGTGCTGCGGGGACTGGAAAACAGGGCTCCTCGCATCAGGTTTCACAGCGATTGTAACAGGACAGTTCTATTACCGGTCCCTTTACGGGTACATGGATCACCATATCGCAGAGGTCCTTTTTTCCACGATCTTCTGCCTTATCTACCTGTATGCAATCCTATCCGAGAAAGATAATAAAATTGACCTGAAAAATATTCACACCTACAAAAAAACCCTCCTCTTATCGGGCCTTGCCGGGATAACTTACATTCTCGGGCTGCTGGTCATGCCAACAATGATTCTCTTCGCGATGATAGTTGGGGCATTCACATTGGTGCAGTTTGTTATCGACCATTTACGCGGCCGGACAAGCGAATATCTTCTCATCATCAACAGCGTGGTTTTCCTTGTAGCAATTGCAGGTCTGCTTCTCTTTGGATTCAAGTCAACAGGCATGGACCTGTCCACCTATTCAATCGGACACGTTTATGCTTATATCAGTCTTATTGCAGGAACGGTCTTTTTATACATTCTTTCAGGAGCGCTAAAGACAAAAGAGCGGTATTATTTCCCGGCAATTATTATCGGCTGTGCAGCGCTTTTTACGCTACTGCTCTATGTTTTCATCCCGCAACTCTATACACTCCTTGTCTATGATATATTCGCATTCTTCGGACAGGCACCAATAACCGAAACGGTCCAGGAGGCCCGGGGATGGTCGACAGCACTTGCGTGGAATACGTTCAACTTCGGCATTCTCCTTATGCTGGGCGGGATCATTGTCATGGCCTATAACAACTTCCGTGACGAGCACCCGGAACAGGTCTTCGTACTGGTCTGGTCACTCGTCATGCTCTTCTCCACATGGCAGCATGTCCGGTACGAGTACTACCTTGCCATCAATGTAGCCCTCCTGTCAGCTGCATGCATGAGCTTCGTGATTGCCCGCGGAGAGAGGGAGTTCCGCCATATGGTGGAGATTCGGCCGCAGGATACTGTTGCATCTGACAGCAGGGATTCAGAAAAGGAAAGTCCTGCTCGGGGTAAAAAGAAGAAAAATATCTCAAAAAAAGAGACGTCATCTCACCACACAAATTATCCGGCAGTATGCCTGTTCATCGTGGGAGTGCTCTTAAGCCTGCTCTTTGTATATTCATCAGTCTCCCTCAGTTACGTGAGCGCTTCTCAGGATCCGATGCGGATGAATCCGGACTGGCGTGAATCCCTTGACTGGATGGCAAACAATACACCGGATACGGGAGTGAACTACCTCAAGATATATGATTCGAAGACATTCCAGTTCCCAACCCAGGCATACGGTGTCATGTCCTGGTGGGACTACGGTCACCTGATAACGTACATTGCCAAACGGATTCCCAATTCGAACCCGTTCCAGCAGGGAGTTGCCGGGCCCACGGGATCAGCGGCATTTTTCATGTCTACTTCGGAAGACACTGCAAACAAGATCCTGGATCAGGACGGCACCCGGTATGTCATCACCGATGCAGAGATGGATACGGGTAAGTTCTGGGCAATGGCCACATGGTATAACTCGACAGAGGGTAGCAGGCCCTACCAGATTACTCTCCTGACGCCAAACGGTCAGAATCCTGATAGTTACGATTCGTTCATGCTCAATGAAAAGCCGTACTACCATACCATGGTCTCGAAGCTGCACAACTTAGACGGATCCCTCACAAAACCCTCGACCGTGTATTATGTTGAGTACGCAAACCCGACGATCAGCGGCTCGTCACTGCCGGTCATGACCAAAGCCGATTCCACAAATTCAACCGACGCAATTTTCAGGGCTGAACAGTATAATCTCAAAGCACCGGCAGGATATCAGGCACAGGCACTGAACCCGTCGCTTACCAATCCTATCGATGAAGTTCCGGCTCTCCGCCACTATCGCCTTGTCCATGAATCCCCGACAAACGTCCTCAATTCAAAGGTTGCCGATGTGAAGTACGTCAAGGTCTTCGAGTATGTCAAAGGAGCCCATATCAAAGGCGAGGGGATCATCGAGGTCCCAATTGTTACCAATACCGGTCGGAATTTTACCTATCGCCAGGCAAGTATCAACGGTGAGTTCGTTGTCCCGTATTCGACAACAGGTAATCCCTATGACGTGAAAACAACCGGAAAATACCAGATTGCAGGATCCACCCGCCAGTATGATGTGTCGGAAGCTGCTGTCATGCAGGGCCTGACAATCCAGTAATTTTATCACGTTCTTTTTTACAAGAAAATCCTCAGGTCTCCAGATGGACAAGATTGTAGAGTACTGACTGAAGCCTTGGCTATCCAAGGGGGGATAAAAAATGCTTATATGGGGGAATATGCTCATACTCCGGTATGTTAGCTGAAGAGATTACCCTCGGGATGAAAGTCCGCTACCCCCGCACCGGGACAACCGGTAAGGTTCTCCATCTTGAACAGGTCCGGGGTGTGATGTTTGCTGAACTGGACAGCACAAATCTTCTCTACCGGATCGATCAGCTCATTCCCGCAACCGGGACTGAAAAGAGAACAGCATCGATTCAGGTGGATGCAAAAAAAATTATTGAAAACGAAAGAGAGTTCGCTGCCGGGAGCGGACTTCAGGAAGCCCTCAAAAATATCGACCAGAGCTGTGAAGGCGGGGGATAACTTTTTAGTTTGTTTTTCCCTGTTCTGTCCGGTACAATGCATCTCAATCGCGAAACATGGAAAAAACAAACCAATACGATCTTGTCTTGAAAGAAATGGGTTCGGTTTGGATCCGTATGCAAAAAACCATAAATGGCGCGGGTATTTTTATCAACCCAAACCGCAATATGATTATCACTTGTACGATTGAACTCGTCCCGGTCTCTTGGCAGGGCACCGGGTCCGGCAGGCGCAATATATGAGGTGCGTCGGGTCCTGATAAGAATAAATCATACAATGGTTGATTCAACCAGAAGTGAAGAGGGTAGGAGGTTCGATTTCATTTGCATGATGTGACAGTTCCCAGTGTCAATATCGGTGTCGTGGGTCATGTCGACCATGGCAAGACCACGCTCGTCAACGCACTCACCGGGACATGGACTGACCGGCACAGTGAGGAAGTGAAGCGGGGCATTTCCATCCGGCTTGGGTATGCGGACGCAACGTTTTACCGGTGCGATTCCTGCGAAGGGACCGAGGCATTTTCAACAAACCAGACCTGTCCGAAATGCAGCAGCAGCGGAACACCGTTCCGTTCCATATCATTTGTTGATGCACCGGGGCATGAGACGCTGATGGCAACGATGTTATCGGGATCAGCCCTGATGGACGGGGCAATGCTGGTGATTGCCGCAAGCGAGAAATGCCCGCAGCCGCAGACAAAAGAGCACCTGATGGCGCTCGAGCTCGTAGGTATCAAGAACATCGTGATCGTCCAGAGTAAGATCGATGTGGTCAGCCAGAAAGAGGCTGTCGACAATTATCACGAGATCAAGGCGTTTGTCAAAGGCACGATAGCCGAGAACGCCCCTATCATTCCCGTCTCATCTCAGAAGGGGATCAATATGGGGGCACTTGTCCAGGCACTGGATCAGGTCATTCCTGAACCAAAACGGGATCCTGATGCCGAGCCGGTAATGCTTATCGCACGCTCGTTCGATGTCAATAAGCCGGGCTGCAACTGGAAGGATGTCAAAGGCGGCGTTGTCGGGGGATCTCTTATCCGGGGCATCCTCCGCGCAGACGACAAGATCGAGATCCGCCCGGGCAGGCAGACTCAGGTGGAGAACCGCATCAAGTGGGTTCCCATCAAGACTACGATAACCACCATCAACGCTGGTTCAAAAGTTGTTGAAACGGCAACTCCCGGAGGGCTCCTTGGCGTCGGGACCAAGCTCGATCCCGCGCTCACGAAAAGCGATGCCCTTGCCGGCCAGGTGCTGGGCCACGAGGGTAAACTTCCCCCGGTCTGGGACAAGATCCGGTGCAGCGTCACCCTGATGGAACGTGTTGTCGGCGCAACAAGCGAGCTTGTCATCGAGCCACTGAAACATTCCGAACCACTGATGCTCTCTGTCGGGACTGCAGTGACTGTGGGCGTCGTGACGAATACCAAGAAAGATTATGTGGAAATCGCTCTAAAGCGACCCGTATGCGCAGAGGTGGGTTCACGGATAGCCATGAGCCGACAGGTGGGAGCACGCTGGCGGTTAATCGGGATGGGTGTGCTGGGCGAGTGAAGGTTCTTCTGGATGCCAATGCGCTGATGATGCCGGCGCAGTTCCAGATAGATCTTTTCGACGAGCTCCGTATGCTTCTGGGTTCTTTTGAACCCGTTGTTCTCTCCGGAGTCCTGCGGGAGCTTTTGGGGCTCTCGCGGGCAAAGGGGAGAGACGGGGCAGCAGCACGCCTTGGCCTGACTATTGGTGAGAAATGCACCATTGCAGAGAGCAATGAGATGGAATCGGTATCGATCGATGCACAGGTGATCGAATACGCGACCCGGAATTCCTGCCTGGTGGTCACCAATGACCGGCGCGTGAGAGAGGCGCTCTTTGCCCGGGGCATTGGCGTAGTTTCATTAAGAAAACAGAAAAAACTGGAGATATTGCGGAGGTAAATATGTATCATAAACTACTTCTTGAGGATAAGGTGCGGGTTCCCCCCCAGCGTCTTGGGGAGAAACTCGAAAAAGTGATTCTTGAGGTCCTGCAGGAGCAGCTCGAGGGCAGCATTGATAAAGAGATTGGGATCTTCATCTGCGTGACAAAAGTGCTCGATGTCGGCGAGGGCGAACTCGTTCCCGGCGACGGTGGCGTGTATTACGATGTCCGGTTTGAAGCAATGGCGCTCAGGCTTGCCCTCCAGGAGGTTATCGAGGGCCTGGTTGTCGAAACAACCAGTTTCGGTGCATTCGTCAGCCTCGGGCCTATCGATGCAATGCTGCACGTGAGCCAGATCTCCGACGAGTACATCAACTACGATGAGAAGAATGCCCGCCTCATCTGCCAGGAATCCAAACGCTACATCGGTGTCGGGGACGTTGTCCGGGTCCGCGTGGTTACCCTCTCGTTAAACGAACGCGAACCGCGGGATAGCAAGATCGGCCTCACCATGCGCCAGGCAGGTCTTGGCACGGCCCTCTGGCTTGAGGAAGAGATCGCAAAGGAGAAAGAGAAAGGCAGCCAGCCTGCCACTGCCGTAAAGGAACGGCCAGCAGGAAAGGGAAAGAGGAAGGAGAATGCCTCCGGCGAATAAGAAGAAACAGGGAAAAGTCTGCCGCGACTGCCACCGGGTAGTTGACGGCGAGAACTGTGTAGTCTGTGGTACAACAAATTTAAGCGAGGACTGGTCCGGATACCTCGTCATCA from uncultured Methanoregula sp. harbors:
- a CDS encoding DUF2098 domain-containing protein; translated protein: MLAEEITLGMKVRYPRTGTTGKVLHLEQVRGVMFAELDSTNLLYRIDQLIPATGTEKRTASIQVDAKKIIENEREFAAGSGLQEALKNIDQSCEGGG
- a CDS encoding glycosyltransferase — its product is MKILLVSTQDYIHHPVLSRHHNIFEILAQRHDVHVAHFHVSRCAPRPTLLTVDETTLIPIQSPLLHYTLNTPYHYYAFNRLLKKEKFDVIVAAHVLAGSAVIHAAKKHNVPVIFDLKDWFPDSAAAYFKNRFLQDAVRKSVWAITKRNLENCDIITTVSPSLVEKLRQLGFSADLITNGVDTEFFKPADGSPVRKELGIANGDFVIGFCGSIERWYALDEMIRALPSLIRSRPDTRLLIVGGSLFTDYEQELKDLVETLGVSDHVIFTGLKPYTELPRYIASMDACTIPLAPPQWGDIALPNKYFEYSACGKPIVMRPMPDVEKIGGPNLFVYRTQEEYLAHIRALMDHPTSFSINTEKNSWNEKARQFEEIFNRIG
- a CDS encoding acyltransferase → MIEYGLNEVGENARIFEPVTLGFPSRENMDKTGFTGSIIGKNATLRSGTIIYCDVIIGDDFQTGHNVMIREKTRIGNHVAIGTSTVIDGKVTIGNNVSIQSMVYIPTDTRIGNHVFIGPNTVLTNDRYPPSYGRMEGPLIKDRAAIGANATILPGVCIGEGALVAAGSVVTRDVPDRMLAIGSPAKMRDLPAPVAER
- a CDS encoding DNA-directed RNA polymerase, translated to MYHKLLLEDKVRVPPQRLGEKLEKVILEVLQEQLEGSIDKEIGIFICVTKVLDVGEGELVPGDGGVYYDVRFEAMALRLALQEVIEGLVVETTSFGAFVSLGPIDAMLHVSQISDEYINYDEKNARLICQESKRYIGVGDVVRVRVVTLSLNEREPRDSKIGLTMRQAGLGTALWLEEEIAKEKEKGSQPATAVKERPAGKGKRKENASGE
- the spt4 gene encoding transcription elongation factor subunit Spt4, translating into MPPANKKKQGKVCRDCHRVVDGENCVVCGTTNLSEDWSGYLVIIDPENSEVARRMNIKLPGRYALKVR
- a CDS encoding translation initiation factor IF-2 subunit gamma gives rise to the protein MHDVTVPSVNIGVVGHVDHGKTTLVNALTGTWTDRHSEEVKRGISIRLGYADATFYRCDSCEGTEAFSTNQTCPKCSSSGTPFRSISFVDAPGHETLMATMLSGSALMDGAMLVIAASEKCPQPQTKEHLMALELVGIKNIVIVQSKIDVVSQKEAVDNYHEIKAFVKGTIAENAPIIPVSSQKGINMGALVQALDQVIPEPKRDPDAEPVMLIARSFDVNKPGCNWKDVKGGVVGGSLIRGILRADDKIEIRPGRQTQVENRIKWVPIKTTITTINAGSKVVETATPGGLLGVGTKLDPALTKSDALAGQVLGHEGKLPPVWDKIRCSVTLMERVVGATSELVIEPLKHSEPLMLSVGTAVTVGVVTNTKKDYVEIALKRPVCAEVGSRIAMSRQVGARWRLIGMGVLGE
- a CDS encoding oligosaccharyl transferase, archaeosortase A system-associated; protein product: MVFLDLQKHRKYLIFGLVAIFSFFALWLRLIPMLSMGNTDVLMMVASDDPLYNLRQVELIMANFPNYAWFDPMSLYPGGSTIYWGPLFPTIIAACCILTGASTRPEIISLGLIIPPLMGAATVAIMYYIGKCCGDWKTGLLASGFTAIVTGQFYYRSLYGYMDHHIAEVLFSTIFCLIYLYAILSEKDNKIDLKNIHTYKKTLLLSGLAGITYILGLLVMPTMILFAMIVGAFTLVQFVIDHLRGRTSEYLLIINSVVFLVAIAGLLLFGFKSTGMDLSTYSIGHVYAYISLIAGTVFLYILSGALKTKERYYFPAIIIGCAALFTLLLYVFIPQLYTLLVYDIFAFFGQAPITETVQEARGWSTALAWNTFNFGILLMLGGIIVMAYNNFRDEHPEQVFVLVWSLVMLFSTWQHVRYEYYLAINVALLSAACMSFVIARGEREFRHMVEIRPQDTVASDSRDSEKESPARGKKKKNISKKETSSHHTNYPAVCLFIVGVLLSLLFVYSSVSLSYVSASQDPMRMNPDWRESLDWMANNTPDTGVNYLKIYDSKTFQFPTQAYGVMSWWDYGHLITYIAKRIPNSNPFQQGVAGPTGSAAFFMSTSEDTANKILDQDGTRYVITDAEMDTGKFWAMATWYNSTEGSRPYQITLLTPNGQNPDSYDSFMLNEKPYYHTMVSKLHNLDGSLTKPSTVYYVEYANPTISGSSLPVMTKADSTNSTDAIFRAEQYNLKAPAGYQAQALNPSLTNPIDEVPALRHYRLVHESPTNVLNSKVADVKYVKVFEYVKGAHIKGEGIIEVPIVTNTGRNFTYRQASINGEFVVPYSTTGNPYDVKTTGKYQIAGSTRQYDVSEAAVMQGLTIQ
- a CDS encoding nucleotide-binding protein, which codes for MKVLLDANALMMPAQFQIDLFDELRMLLGSFEPVVLSGVLRELLGLSRAKGRDGAAARLGLTIGEKCTIAESNEMESVSIDAQVIEYATRNSCLVVTNDRRVREALFARGIGVVSLRKQKKLEILRR